The Gossypium hirsutum isolate 1008001.06 chromosome D07, Gossypium_hirsutum_v2.1, whole genome shotgun sequence genome includes the window TGGGGAAGAGATGGAAAATTCACATTTGGTGACATTAAAAAAAGTACAGAAGGGTTTGCCGATAAGTATTGCATTGGTAAAAGAGGATTTGGATGTGTTTACCGAGCAGTATTAGCCTCGGGTCAAGTAGTTGCAGTTAAGAAACTCAATTTGTCAAGTTCCGATGATATTCAAGAAACAAATCAAAGGAGCTTCGAGAATGAGATTCATATGTTGACTGAAGCTAGGCATCAAAATATCATATAGTTGTATGGATATTGTTCTAGAGGAGGGCGCATATACTTGGTTTATGAGTGTGTTGAAAGGGGTAGCTTGGGAAGTGTATTGTATGGAGAATAAAGGAGAGAAAAGCTAGGATGGGGTACAAGGGTGAAAATAGTGCAAGGGTTGGCGCATGCAGTTGCTTACTTGCATCATGATTGCTCTCCACCTATCATACATAGAGACAAATCCTTGAACAACATTTTGCTTGAGGGAGAGTATGAGCTAAGACTTTCATATTTTGGCACTGCTAGGTTGTTGAGTCTGAATTCATCTCACTGGACCACAGTTGCTGGCTCTTATGGGTACATAGCACTAGGTTAGCAAACAATTTACTTACTTCTATGTTGCAGAATTAAATGTTACTTTTATTTGTTATTGCAATGGTTGAGTTAGTTTAATTTATTGTCCTTTAGAGCTTGCGCTCACAATGCGAGTGACAATGAAATACGATGTTTTCAGCTTTGGAGTGGTGGCATTAGAAATCATGATGGGAAAACACTCAAGGGAAGCTTTTGAGCTCTCTGTCATCAATAACATTGTTATCAAACAACATTGAATTGCTTCTCAAGGATCTACTAGACCAACGACTTCCACCTCCTACTGACCAAATAGCAGAGGAAGTTGTATCTGTTATCACCATAGGCTTATCCTGCATAAGATTCGTGCTGGAGTCACGACCCACCATACAGTTCGTGGCATAAGAGCTGTCAACAAGAACACTAGCTTGCTTGGATCAACCATTGGGAACAATAACCATTGACAAGCTAATCAGTTtccaaaaataaaacaagattGAAACAGTACATAAGATTTCAATCCGGTCTAGTCATATAAAAGAATACTTGCATTTGCTTTGTAtcatatatgaaatatgtatattgTATAATATCCCATACAACCAATAAGAAGATTGGATTTTTGTGGATGCAAAGGTAATTTTCTATTGCGTAGTCCTGGATTGACCCCATTTTGGGGACCAAATGTTCACTAGTTCTACTTTTCTCCTTCCTCAAATATCAATTACCATTAGAAGTGCAATACTCAACTATTCTGTTCAAAACTCTATTTTttagtaaaagtaccatggactTGAAGGTTACTATAATagaagtcagattgcattttactcCCTCTACTTAAAAcatgagcaaattagtctctatatattagatcaaagagcaaactagatCTTCTGTtacaaatttcatccatttttcctGTTAAAAGTTTATTACTATACACCAACATGAGTTATTAGTTATTCTATCAATCACACCAATTTTTAATGGTATAAATACacgaaatttttaattaaaaatatcaatttgttctttaatttaatgtatagggactagtttactcattttttaaatagtGGTAAACTACAATTTAACTCCTAATACAAAtatctccataatacttttaccttcTATTCATCACCTTTATTACTATTTGCTTTTCTGTGGTGATAAATTGACTTTTGACTTCTGTTTGAACCTTGACTTCTACAACACATAATGTCCACTAGACTTTAATAACTTGTGTTAAACTTTGAATTTGATTGACTGACCAAACTAACGAAGATGTCAGGATGGTGcaaatattttgacttttttttttcaaatatgacctaaaatgtttgattaattatgaaaatgacccACTTACAAAATCATATACAAAAATGACTCGTTTTGAACAGAAAAGCTCAATGTCATCATTGTCATTGGCGGCACCACCCTTCATAATAGGCTAATCATTGGCTGGTctaatgaaaaaataatatttttgggtGTCACTATTATCATTGACGGCCCCAGTATGTATATTTATGCGGTCACTTAAAAATGTCAATATTTTGAGGGGAAAAAATACTTTAATAGGTGTCGTTGTTGTCATTGGTGACActtatgttttctttttaaaaaaaattatgttaaaaaattagtGCTGCCATTACCTTCAGCAGCACccgtttgattttttttttaaaaggcgAAGTTGAATTGAAAATAATTGGAATCAGGAGATAGGCTTTGCAGTGGATGCAACGACAAGAAGGAGAGTCGTTGGTCgagtgaaacaaagaaatgagACCAAGAAGCAATGGGTCGACCGAATCATATGAAGGGACGTTGACTTGCTCACAAAATGAGATCTAGAGTTGGGTTATTAAAtctttaaagaagaaaaagagagaaaagaggagaagagaaTATGAAAGGAAACTATAAAAAAGAGAAcgaaatcagaaaaaaaaaaaagaagggaattaATGATGGGGGATGAAAGAGGAGTAACGATTCAGAGAAGGGAAGGAGAAGCTAAAAGGTtagggaaaaaaataattaataaaaaaatgaaagttgcTAACAATTGACAATTAATTAAGGCATTTACTTCTCTATTTTCTTTCCTTCCGAAGGTACACCATTTCCCTCCCCTTTCTTTAACTTCTTTTCTCTTtaccttttcttcttccttttctttctgtGTTGGATTCATCCCCTCTTTCTTCTCCCTTGTTTCAATCATTCTCCTTTTATTTTTCGGTTCCAggctttttttcattttttctgacttttttttcattatttcatgGAAGATCGAGTTAGTTCAAGTTTCAGAGAAGTTATAGAATTCAACGTGTCTTTCACTCTTGGAACCTTCATTCTTCATTCATTGTTTCTGCTTCCCTTCTACTCTTCTCTTCAGTTTTGCTCTTTTCTGTAATTGAAGCTATATTGGATTTGTAGGATTTTaaacaacaaaattttctttattaaattaaccGATGCCGCCAATGAAAACTGTAgcaaaaaaaagttcaaattcttttttaaaaaatttttttgaGCAATGACACCAAAAAcactatttagaaaaaaaaattggtggcacctattaaaaaaattctttctttttcagggaatacaaatattttaaactgGTGTGTACGTGTATTTATACTGGTGTCACCCATTCAACGGCGAGAcccaaagaaattattttttaattccatGGGTCAATCATTGGGTCATTGTGATGGGTGGTAGGGatgtgcataattcgggtaaaaccgaaaaaattcggttaaccgacctaatTCGGTTAAttggtcggttaaccaaattttttcggtcgggggtcggttaatttttttatgatttttcggttaacggttaattcggttcgaaaccaccgaaaaaattaataaataaaattatccaacccagcccaaactcaattacccaacccaattacccaacccaataaaactaaaactaaagtttacccaattacccaatccaataaaactaatactaaaagacaacccaatttattaaagtctaaaacccaatttactttaataatttataatttttttaaattttaaaaataaaaaataaaaaaaaattgggtaattcgggtaattcaggtaattcgagtaatttttaaccaaaaataaaaaatacacaatttttggttaatttggttaactgaccttattaaccgaaaaaatttcggttcggttaattttttaaaaaaaaatcggttcggttaacggttaaaatttttggaatgttagttaattcggttatagtaatttcgggtcggttaaccgaatgaacacccctaatgGGTGGTGTCGTAAATGGTAATGACGACACCGAGATTTAGTGTTCAAAATGGGCCATTTACGTACATGATTTTCAGGGTGggttattttcataaataattaaaagtttttggtcatttttatagaaaattcaaatatctttgttaacacaatttttttttttggtaaaaaatgtAGCAGCAAAAATAAACTACAACATAGCTCTAAAGAAAATTTTCCATGGTTCCAAGTTGCTGAAGACCAGCTGACAACAATGCTCAAACACTCAATGGAGGATCTTTAAAAGTGCAAACCGTATTTAAATCTCTAATAGCTATCTTAGCCAAGTAATTTCCAACATTATTTTGTTCCCTTGGAATATGTCGAAATCTAACTTGTTAACCCTTCACAAGTAGAGAGTGGATAAGTCGTACCTCTGAAAGGCTATTATCCATTACATAATAGTTGCTAATAATATCAATCAGAATGGCATTGTCACTTTCCACTTCAATCTGTCCGAAACCTTCCTTTCATGCAATAGTAAGTCATCCTTGCCTTGGTTTGTAAAACTCTCGATTTGTCAACTATCATTGTAAAGCCAAGTAACCAAGTTCCATCTTAATTTCGGAACACCACTTATTGCAATATAGGATTTTTAAGAAGAGAAACATCCGTCATGTTAAGTTTCACCCAACCTATTTATGGTATTTACTAAACACTTTTCGTATATGCTCTTCTATGAAATTTTTGTGcactttttgaaaatttaaaaaattataaacaaaatttatagaacttttaaaattataattttatattaaaaaataacaattccTACCTATCGTGGGCTTGGCAGCAAACTCTTGGCAATTACCAGATGATCGATGGGATTTGGTTTAGAAATACAAGGGGCGCAGAGAATTGGCCAATTTCGCCTTTTGACAAATTTGGAAGGTGTAGAAGGGGTATGAGTCGTGTAGCATATGTGGGCACTATGTAAAGTCAATTTCGCATGCTTACATGACTGCTGCGCAGCTAAGGCAGTGTGGTTGAGAGTCACTCCTACCCTCACAAAATTATCGCAGGTTTTTCTCTACAACGCCTGAGGCTGAGGGGGTGGAAATTAGACAATTTTCAGAAGGCTTTTAACATTCAGTTTCCTGATTTGAGTGGCCTTCTCTGTTGGAGAATATGGAAGAAGCTCAATGAAGTTATTTTCCAGCAAAGATCACTCTTCCAGCTTCGATGTAGTCTCATAGCTGGTCTTAGGCAACAACAATCTAAGCTTCTATGGCCAACCAACCGTCCGTGGTAAGTTCTGTAGTGAAGAATGCGGGTTGGCAACCCCCACCACCGAGGTGGGTCAAGGAGCAGTCATGGCACTACCTCGTTGGCATCTGCAGGAGGTGCTATCACAGATTGTGAAGGAAGTTGGATAATAGGCTTTTGTCATAACATTGGGATTTGTTCTAGTCTGACAATAGCTTGGAGAAATGCACTGCACTTAGATATTACGGAATCTTTGGCCAAAAAAAAAGAGTCATTGTGGAAACTGAATGCGTCAAGGCTATAAAGATTTTGATCTCAGGCAGTAAGGATGCTTTCCCGTTGGCTTTACTTGAATTTACACATATTTATCGACAGGGGAACATAGTTGCGTATATCCTTGCAAAGTCGCTACAACTTTGGATAGAACATAAGACACTGTATTTTATTACCGGCCATTTCTGCTTCTCTATAGATTGAACAGGCAGAGTTTATCGTTCTGAAGTAGCTCTTATTCACCAGGCTTCGATGTTGATTGATTGAAAATTGGGGAATTTTCTATTAAGCTCTAAATTTCTCTTCTGCCAATGGTCTTTTTTTGGTTTCATCTGTACGCTTATAAAATCCAGTATCTGACCAACTATTAGAAGATAAATATAGATATTTTTACTGATATTTTATATTGGATTTCTGAAAACAACCGCAAGCAAATACAAAAGCACATGAGGTGGGAAAATGAGTGCATAAAAATTTATTCAGATGAAGTTAAGACATGTAGTAAATGGAATTTGGCAGCTTGAATGTTCTCTTTGCTTCTGGCAAACCCTTTAAGCTGCTCCATTGATCTCCAACGATTCCCCATATGCGGTACCCTTGATCCATTAATGTTTTCCTCACTTGGGACTTGTATTGTTCCACATGCATGTATTCATCTTCGAAACCCCTTTATTCATtcaattcataaaaaaatcaatcCAAGAGAAATGTGCAGAGAAAAAACACATGAAAACTCAGGTAAGTTGCATTGCATACCTTAAGAAGAGCCTAGACCATCCATGGTATCCAACATTAATGAGGTTATCAACGGTAGGAGATCTAAGGGTTTCTTTCCTTGAAGAGACTAGAAAGATTTTCATCCCTCTATCTTTAATGTCATGGAAGAGCTTGAATGTGTGGTCGAGAGCTGGTGCCTTGCTCTCTTCCATCCATGCCTCCAAAGAAGATGAGTTCACCTTCTCTCCCCTGGTTTTTTAGTTTCAAATCAACCAGATTCATATGTAATCAAAACTTGAAGGAATGGAAAATTTAAGACTTACCCAAAACCATGTTTCTTGAAGTAAGGAATGGTGGAGATGAGTGTATCATCAACATCGAAAATCCATGCATCTTTGCCATCACCTTTCAAAGAGCAACAGCGGCTTAAGTATAGTGTCACTTCCTCGATAGCTCTCTGGCAGTCAGCATCGTACTGTGATGAAGTCATGTACTTCTTGATGTGAGCAACGCATTCTTGGGGCACTACATCGAACTCCCTTATGTTGTTCAGCTCCACATTGATCCTCCAACTTTCACAGTAGTTTTTCAAGCTATCTTGTCTTGCATTGATATTCCATATTGGGTTCAAGATGTTCCAGTCAGCAGCTGCTAGCCCAATGCAGAGGCATCTCAGTACCAGAATGAGCACAATTTTCCTTGCCATTTTTGCAGAGAGTAGGTGAGGAATGAAGAGTGATATGAAATTGGAACGTTGATGGTGGGTAATAAAAGGAAAGAGATCACATGGGGAGGTGGGGTCTTACTCTAGGCTGGAACCATGATCCTGTCATGTAGTTATGGAATATCACATGGAATGATGATCTATTAAAATGGAAGATAGTAAATTAGTTGAGGGTTAAAGGATATAGGGACTAACCCAATGCGATTATGGCAGTCAAATTATGGTGCCTAAGTCACGTTGTTACCACGTCATGCCATTTAATTCTCAGCTGGCATGGATCAGTTTAGAAGGCACATCCATCCTCACTGTTTTCTTGGATGCTTGCCCTATATGATTGCTGGTCTCTCAATTATTTCAGGGCCAGAAGAATAAAAATACGCCCCCCGCAGTTCTTGCCATAAAGCACGGCGATGTTTTTAGTAATAATAATGACACTACACTTTTATGCTTCACGAGGTGGAACTTTTTTGAAACTTTGAATATCACCATCTAATGTCTGGGGGCTaacccaagataagatcaaagaTAATGAACCTTTTTAAAATTTGCGAGGCATGTAAATTTGGATTCTAGCTCAAGCTCAACATATAACAAAAAGTAGAATTATGTCTCGATAAAAAGAGGAAAAGCACCGGATGGTGGAGACGGCCAAATGCCCATCTCTTTTATCCTTTTTGACAGTAAAACAGATGGTTGGccagtaaataatgtatgtttcTAAACGGCTTGTTTTTCcacttctttttccctttttcctatTTTCCTTCTCGTTTAAAATTACAGTTGAGGGGAAAATGTCGGTACATGGTTTGAAGATAATGCCATCACAGATTCTGAAACTAGTTATCACTGTTATATC containing:
- the LOC107954633 gene encoding acid phosphatase 1 — translated: MARKIVLILVLRCLCIGLAAADWNILNPIWNINARQDSLKNYCESWRINVELNNIREFDVVPQECVAHIKKYMTSSQYDADCQRAIEEVTLYLSRCCSLKGDGKDAWIFDVDDTLISTIPYFKKHGFGGEKVNSSSLEAWMEESKAPALDHTFKLFHDIKDRGMKIFLVSSRKETLRSPTVDNLINVGYHGWSRLFLRGFEDEYMHVEQYKSQVRKTLMDQGYRIWGIVGDQWSSLKGLPEAKRTFKLPNSIYYMS